Proteins co-encoded in one Chroicocephalus ridibundus chromosome 6, bChrRid1.1, whole genome shotgun sequence genomic window:
- the INA gene encoding alpha-internexin — protein MSYSAEPAALAASYRHLFAETPRRSEGAAGRWARPGAEPGPGRASEKEQLQGLNERFAGYIERVRALEERNRGLAAELAALRQRSAEPRRLGQLLGGELRALRARLEEAHGERAQAALERARLAEETQRLRARCEEEARGRAEAEQALRSRQQAAEGAARARADLERRAAALREELAALRSAHAEQLAQLGAALRAAAPPAPAPAGRPDLAAALRELRAQYEALAARNLQAAEDWYRARCARLHERAARSQEAVRASRREAGECRRQLQARLAEMESLRGAHQSLERQLQELEERHSAEAAGLQDTIGQLEDDLRNTKNEMARHLREYQDLLNVKMALDIEIAAYRKLLEGEETLFNTGSVSLSAPNPLPNPTYSFQPRGFSSSTLSFREEEQGEVITVTSKISTSRAEVIEGTITSAKKRGRLNLHEGILGNAKM, from the exons ATGAGCTACAGCGCGGAGCCGGCGGCGCTGGCCGCCTCCTACCGCCACCTCTTCGCCGAGACCCCGCGGCGCtccgagggggcggcggggcgttGGGCGCGcccgggcgcggagccggggccggggcgggccagcgagaaggagcagctgcagggcctCAACGAGCGCTTCGCCGGCTACATCGAGCGGGTGCGGGCGCTGGAGGAGCGGAACCGGGGGCTGGCGGCGGAGCTGGCGGCGCTGCGGCAGCGCTCGGCCGAGCCGCGCCGACTGGGCCAGCTGCTGGGCGGGGAGCTGCGGGCCCTGCGCGCCCGCCTGGAAGAGGCGCACGGAGAACGGGCGCAGGCGGCGCTGGAGCGGGCGCGCCTGGCCGAGGAGACGCAGCGTCTGCGGGCGCGCTGCGAGGAggaggcgcggggccgggccgaggcgGAGCAGGCGCTGCGGTCCCGGCAGCAAGCGGCCGAGGGGGCCGCCCGCGCCCGGGCCGACCtggagcggcgggcggcggcgctgcgggagGAGCTGGCGGCGCTGCGCAGCGCCCACGCCGAACAGCTGGCGCAGCTGGGGGCCGCGCTccgcgccgccgctcccccggccccggcccccgcggggcgCCCCGACCTGGCGGCGGCGTTGCGGGAGCTCCGCGCCCAGTACGAGGCGCTGGCGGCCCGCAACCTGCAGGCGGCCGAGGACTGGTACCGCGCCCGCTGCGCCCGCCTCCACGAACGGGCGGCCCGCAGCCAGGAGGCCGTCCGCGCAAGCCGCCGGGAGGCCGGCGAGTGCCGCCGGCAGCTGCAGGCCCGGCTGGCGGAGATGGAGAGCCTGCGCGGCGCCCATCAGTCCCTGGagaggcagctgcaggagctggaggagcggCACAGCGCCGAGGCCGCCGGCCTGCAG GACACCATCGGGCAGCTGGAGGATGACCTGCGAAACACCAAAAATGAGATGGCTCGACACTTGAGGGAGTACCAAGACCTGCTTAATGTCAAGATGGCGCTTGATATTGAGATAGCTGCCTACAG gaagctgctggagggagaggagactCTCTTCAACACAGGAAGCGTCAGCCTTTCAGCTCCCAatcccctccccaaccccactTACTCCTTCCAGCCAAGAGGCTTTAGTTCCTCTACTCTGTCCTTCAGGGAGGAGGAGCAAGGAGAGGTTATTACAGTGACCTCTAAAATATCAACCAGCCGGGCTGAGGTGATTGAGGGGACCATAACCTCTGCCAAGAAAAGAGGGAGATTGAACCTGCATGAAGGAATCCTTGGGAATGCAAAAATGTAA